The segment AATCATTTCAACGACGACGGTTTGCAAGACCTTCAAGACGCCGGCCAAACCCAAGCACGCCAGCAGCATCAAACCTAGTACGATCAGCGGTTGCAGATACGTCCCCCAGCTGACGACATTGACCAATGACTCAATCGCCAGCGGTGACGCCAGCGACAGCAGGCCAGCGACAAATGCGAACAGAACGACGGACCAGATATCGCGGCGATCAAGATTTAACAAGCCGATAAATCGACGAAGCGGGGATGGATGCGCGTGGTGGTGATGGCCGTCATGGGCATGATGACCATCCGCAGCCGAAATCGAATCGCACTGCAGCTCTCGCTTGCAAGAAAAGCACCGCGGCCCCGGCGTCGCGATCAGTAGCTTACGAAGCTGACGATTGGTGTAGGTTCGAGATTCCGTACGATCGCCGACCAAGCTAGCCTGGATTCGTCGCCCCGACAATTTCTCGAGGACACTGAAACTGCCATCTGCATTGCAAATCAGTATCGGAATTTCTTCACGCAGAAAACCAAACACTTCGCTGGCTGATTCGAACGTTGTCTCGTTTAGCAAGATACCTGCGTGCTTGGCGCTGGCAATGAGCGAATCGAGCGGATCGTATCCTCGGTCGCCTGCGGACGTCTCTGCAGCCCACCAATCGGCACGCTGAATCGTAGTTCCCAGCGAAATGCCAACCCGCGTTAAAACGCGAAAAAGAGTGCCCTCGCTGGGAGTAGTCTGGTCGTTGAAATCAGGCATGAATGGTACTGCGACTCACGAATAGAAACACTGTTGCCGTTACAGGCTAACACTGTACCGTTTAGTTAATAGTCCACGCATCTTTGCGATGCTGCGATGAAATAATTGCGCCGTCCGAGTTGTGCTGAGCCCAATTTCTTTCGCAATGACATGGAACGCAACACCGTTGCGTTCTTGATTGATCCCGAACCGAGCCATTACGATCTTTCGTGCACGCTCGTCAAGTGTCTTCATCAACTCGATCACTTGCTCGCGTGCTTCGACCGACTCTAATTCTGCGAGGTCGCTCTCGCCAGCATCCGCGATTGCCGACTCAACGGCCTCGGTTCCGCTGGCGATGAACCCGCGATTCATCCGCCCTTCCTTTCGGTAGTTGCTGAATATGGATGTCTGAATCGCTTGGTAGGCATAGGTACTCAATCGGACTCCGCGGCGGAAATCGAACAGATCAACAGCGCGAACCAAAGCCGCATTTCCGACGCCGACGATTTCATCAAATTCGTTCGAGTTCCAACCTGCATATCGCTTGGCCATTGAAACGACTAGCCGAAGATTTGACTCGACGATTGAATTTCGGACTTCAACCGTACGATCACCGAGCTGCTTCAGATCGTCAACCATCGCAGCATATCCGCTGCAGGAACGAAGCCTGGACTCCAAACATGACCTGCGGTACTTCAAGAAGTTCAGCTTTCGAAAAAGGTGCTGCTCTTGCTCCGCCGTCAACAGCGGCACCGTCCATAGATGAGCAAGGTAGGCAGGCAACCCTCGCGGCGGCTTCGATGGGGGTGTCTTCTCGGTTGCCGGCATCGGCCCCAACAACATCTCGCTCGCAGATTCGCTGCGAAAGATGCTCAAGAAAAAGAAGTCGCCTTCTTGATCACCATACGTACGAAGTTCCGTGGATTTGCCGCCTCCGTGATGCTGAAGCGACTGCTGATGCTGAAGAGAGACCTTCAGTGCGGTGGAATGAATCATCGAGCGGTTCTCCGGAAAAAAGGGGGCAAGCTAGGTCTGCGTGATTGCTTTTGGATCGATGAAAGTTCGACGAAGACGTGCAAAATCGTTCGATTTCTCGATGGTCCTCGCTACCGCACGTCCGGCTCGCTCGGCGGCTCTGGATATACATCGGCAGACGTCAGAATCTTTGCCCGAGACCACCACGTCGGATGCATGATCTAACGACACTGAAATGCGACACGACTTGTCGATTCCACCTCGGGGGCCATTCTCGTCTTCAACCACCAGGTCAATCTGCTTGATTCGCGAATCAAATCTCGATAGCGCAAACAGCAGACGCCGCTGCGCCAATTGGCGTGCCTCGGTGTCAAGAAGATTGCTACGGTCAGTGATGTTGATTGACACTTCGGTTACTCCTAAACATTCCGTGATTCAACGATTGTGCCATCAGAGAAAAAATCCATGGCTGATACTGTTCAACTACTGTTTAACTCTACGGCAGATTCGTACAGTTAGACAATTAGAATTCCAACGCACGAATCATAGATAAAAACTAATCGAGATTGACGATGGTTGATTGGCTCAACTACCACCACCTGATGTACTTTTGGATGGTCGCTAAAGAGGGTGGAATCACGCCCGCTGCGGAACTGCTGCACTTGTCCCAGCCGACGCTCAGCACGCAAATCCAAAAGCTAGAAAAATCGATGGGCGTCAAGTTATTTGAACGCAAAGGACGAGCGATGCTCCTGACCGACAGTGGTCAGATGGTGTTTCGGTACGCGGATGAGATATTCGGTCTCGGCAATGAACTTGCAGATGCGATCCGCGGACGGCCCACCGAGAATTCGATTCGTTTGCTCGTCGGGGTTCCCGACGTGCTTCCCAAGCTAGTCACTTATCGAATTTTGAAACCAGTACTCGCTTTAGATGAGCGTGTGAAACTGGTCTGTACCGAAGGCAAGCTGAAGGACCTGCTCGCGGACCTTGCGATGCACCGCTTGGATGTCGTGCTCGCAGATTCGCCACTCACGCCAGAATTGAATGTGCGCGCATTCAATCACCTTTTGGGACAGTGCGATGTGACTGTATTCGGAACCGCGGCAATGGCAAAGAAGTATGCGAAAGGCTTTCCAAAGTCACTCGACGGTGCACCGATGCTTTTACCGACACAAAACACAACGCTGCGTCGCTCACTTGAACAATGGTTCGACGACCAAGACATTCGCCCAGAGGTGGCGCATGAATTCGAGGATAGTGCGGTCCTAAAAGTTTTTGGTCAAGCAGGCGAAGGAATGATCTTCGTCCCAACCGCAGTCGCAAACGACGTCGCTTCTCACTACTCGCTCAAGCAAGTCGGTCGCATTCCTGAAATCATCGAAAGGTTCTATGCGATCTCGGTGGAACGAAGATTGAAGCACCCAGCAGTTGTCGCAATCTCCCAATCGGCTCGCGACAACCTATTCACTGACGGTAGTTAAACGAGATCGCTAAGCACGAGCACTACCTCGGCGAGTGTTGAACAATCTCGCGCACACGATCGATGACCGATTGCTCACCCATGCAAATCATTCCGAATCCAAAGCAGCCCCCCGAAGCGAGCGCGACCTGTTCTGTTCGGTGAACCACGCGGTCTTGAATGTCATGATGCTGGCCGGGACACACTTTTCGATTTTGAGCTGTGGTGACGTTGGCCCATAAATAGAGACGAACAACGAACGGCGAACTTTGCAGCCGGCATTCGGTGTAGTCCACCCACAAATCCCGAAGCGATTCGTCGGGTCGCACATCGAGCCACGATTGCACCCGCGACGCGGCCGCCGGTTGCGCGAAGAGTCGGTTTTTATAGATCGACCGAACCGCAGCCTGCGATTCTTCGTCCGAGACGGAATCGCTCGCCCAGGCAACTAGCGCGATCGGGGCAAGCTGTAACGCAGACAGGGTATCAGACGTGAAACCTGCGTCGGCAAGTCGATCAATCAGATCACCGTCATCAATGCCTGCGGCCTCGCAAAGCGAGCGTTTGCAGGATTCTCGTTCGAAGTACGCATCAAGCTGCTTATAAGCGGTTGGCTCGTCGAGCGGAATCAGCGAGACAGCGCCCCGGTCATAAGCTGGGTTGGCTAAGGGCGAGTTCGCTGTGGTAGGTAACATCAACATCAACAGACTCCGAAGGTTGGCTGGAACAGGCAGGCACGCCAGCGATTGGCCTGCTTTGGCCGACTAACATTCGCTGACGGGAAACTTTACGCCCCGTCGTCAATCTTGAACCATTGATAAAACCGATCGCAGCCGATGAAAAACGAATAGCTCGCGATTGCTTGAAAGTCCTATAGTACGGGCAATGGTGAACGGGGCGTCAGCTCGAAGTAAATCATTCGATCGACAATCGGTCCGTTCGCTTTTTCGAATCCAATCGTCGCAGTCATCGCCGAAAAATGATGTTCAAAAAAATTGTTTATGGGATGCACGCTGCTCTCGTTGCAGCGGCACTGGTCATCGTGCTGGTCGATCGAGTGCCGACGACAGCTCAAGCGATGACGGTGCACGGGACTGACAAAAAGACAATGTTGACCGTTCCGCTGGAGGCAGGCATGGAGGCTGTTGTCACGCTGGATCACATCACCGGCGACATGACTGGCTATGTGCTCAACCGAACCAATGGCCAGTTTTTTATCCGCTACCGATACAACTTGACGCAAGACTTTCCACAGCATCAAGGCGCGTACTTGATGGCAGCGGGATTGGCCGATTTTCGCGGATTCAAAAGTAACGATCGAATGGCCAGTGGCGTGATCTACGTTTCAGAGGAAACCTCGGGCCGTGTTTGTGCGTACGCGATCCCATGGAATCCCCAATTCGCAACTAGCGGCGCGCCCAATCAAAACCTAACCTTCATTCCGCTGGACCACGCGCAGACGCGGTTCATCGAACTGCGCTAGCATACATCTTTGAAAATGATGCGGTGGTCCGGGCTCTTAGTTAGGCATCCTCAAGTTCGCATTGATCAAGCGGCACGGAAAGAACAGCTTCATCAATGCTGTCGTGGGATCGCTGCATCGTCGAAGGGTGTGCCTGGCTTGGGCTGTCTCGGTCGGCGATCGCTTGGCTTGTTTCCGCTTGCGAAATCATAGTCGCGGCCAAGCGGTCTGCAGCGTTAGGCATATTTCTTGCCTCGCCCGTGAATGCCAATGTCGGGGATGCGAGAGTTTGGCGTCATCCGTACGTTGATGACGGCAGCATTCGGCAATGACGCTGTCGAAATCCGGCGCCCGGGCGACGCCTATCGCTTGATCCCTCGCGAACACTTCATGTTTCCCGTGAACGTATCGGCTTCGACAAGACGACTCTACAGCCGATCCATCGACACACACGCCGTCGATTGCAAAGGCGGCCTCAGCTAATCTGCGAGTGCATAGGGAAACAGACAGGTCAATCAGATGCGACGGGTGCAAGACTAGCCTGTTCTCACCATGCTAGACAAGCGTCGGCTTGGTCTTCCACCAAGAGCCAACGGTGATCGCAAGCAAGATCGCGATAAACACTCTGAATTCCGCTGGGCCACAGCACCCGAACCTGATCGATTGAATCGGCTTTTCCAAGTCCGACGAACAAGGCCGACTCGTTTTTCGAAAGATAACCGTCTCCGGTTTGGACCGCCTGCACGAGAGCTTTTGATTTAAATTCAATCGTCACACGTGCTCCCACAGCATCACGCTCCGACGACGTCCCAACCAATTCAAGTTGCAACCAGTGATTGTCGGTGACAGTTTGGTTCTGCAGCAGGACGACATCTTTTTTCAAGTCGGTCGCGACGACATCGACAAGACCATCGCGATTGAAATCGCACTTAGCCATTCCACGAGTAAAGTGCGCCGAATTCCAGTAGTCATCGTCGCCAGCGCACTGTTGCAACAGAAAACCATCCGACCGACCTGCAAGCACTTGAGTCGGCATCGCGAACATGCTGCCTTTGTCAGTTTGATCTTCGATGTGACCATTGCCGACAATCAAATCCCACACCGTGTCGTTGTCATAGTCAATCGCTTGCGTGCCAAAGCCGAGCATCTTTCGTGTCACGACGTCTAGCTTGTACGACACCACACAATCTTCGAATGTTCCCGAAGTCGTCTGCATGTATTGATTGGACCATTCGTCCTCAAAATTCGAGACATGCAAATCAAGGCGGCCGTTTTGGTCAAAATCTGCC is part of the Rubripirellula reticaptiva genome and harbors:
- the nhaR gene encoding transcriptional activator NhaR, whose product is MVDWLNYHHLMYFWMVAKEGGITPAAELLHLSQPTLSTQIQKLEKSMGVKLFERKGRAMLLTDSGQMVFRYADEIFGLGNELADAIRGRPTENSIRLLVGVPDVLPKLVTYRILKPVLALDERVKLVCTEGKLKDLLADLAMHRLDVVLADSPLTPELNVRAFNHLLGQCDVTVFGTAAMAKKYAKGFPKSLDGAPMLLPTQNTTLRRSLEQWFDDQDIRPEVAHEFEDSAVLKVFGQAGEGMIFVPTAVANDVASHYSLKQVGRIPEIIERFYAISVERRLKHPAVVAISQSARDNLFTDGS
- a CDS encoding sigma-70 family RNA polymerase sigma factor, with amino-acid sequence MIHSTALKVSLQHQQSLQHHGGGKSTELRTYGDQEGDFFFLSIFRSESASEMLLGPMPATEKTPPSKPPRGLPAYLAHLWTVPLLTAEQEQHLFRKLNFLKYRRSCLESRLRSCSGYAAMVDDLKQLGDRTVEVRNSIVESNLRLVVSMAKRYAGWNSNEFDEIVGVGNAALVRAVDLFDFRRGVRLSTYAYQAIQTSIFSNYRKEGRMNRGFIASGTEAVESAIADAGESDLAELESVEAREQVIELMKTLDERARKIVMARFGINQERNGVAFHVIAKEIGLSTTRTAQLFHRSIAKMRGLLTKRYSVSL
- a CDS encoding HPF/RaiA family ribosome-associated protein, coding for MSINITDRSNLLDTEARQLAQRRLLFALSRFDSRIKQIDLVVEDENGPRGGIDKSCRISVSLDHASDVVVSGKDSDVCRCISRAAERAGRAVARTIEKSNDFARLRRTFIDPKAITQT